In Solimonas sp. K1W22B-7, the DNA window GTCATCTTACCGATCCCGTCCCGCCGTCGCCCACCGCCCACCCGCGCCATGAAGTACCGCTTCCGTCCTCCCTGGTGGGCCTGGCTCGCGACGCTGGCGCTGTGCGCGCTGATGATCCGGCTGGGGCTGTGGCAGTACGACCGCGGCCAGGCCAAGGAGTCGCTGGCGCAGGCTTACCTGGAGGCCGCCGCTGCGCCGGCGTCCGCGCTCGACCCCGCCGAGCTGCCGCGCGCCGAGGCCATGCTCAAGCGCAGCCTGCAGGGCGAGTACGTCGGTGGGCGGCAGCTGCTGCTCGACAACCAGGGCCTCAAGCGCCGCCCCGGCTACCACGCCTGGACGCCGCTGCGTCTGGGCAGCGGAGTGCTGGTGATGGTCGATCGCGGCTGGCTGCCGGCCGACCCGGACCGCAGCCGCCTGCCGCTGCTGGAGGCGCCCCAGGGCGCGGTGGCGATCGAGGGCTTCTGGCGGCCGCTGCCGCAACCCGGCCTGCGCCTGGCGGCGGACAATTGCGCGTTGCAGCCGTTCCCGCGGGTGGTGCAGTACCCCACGGCGGCGGACCTGGCCTGTCT includes these proteins:
- a CDS encoding SURF1 family protein; translated protein: MKYRFRPPWWAWLATLALCALMIRLGLWQYDRGQAKESLAQAYLEAAAAPASALDPAELPRAEAMLKRSLQGEYVGGRQLLLDNQGLKRRPGYHAWTPLRLGSGVLVMVDRGWLPADPDRSRLPLLEAPQGAVAIEGFWRPLPQPGLRLAADNCALQPFPRVVQYPTAADLACLYPGEAVAPGLLLLSPAAAGGYEREWNISAEAPPQKHYGYALQWFAFTATLLVLFIKLNLKRRP